The sequence below is a genomic window from Sulfuracidifex metallicus DSM 6482 = JCM 9184.
TCCTTCCTGCATCAAGTCCTTCATTGCACCTACAGTTTCCTGTAAAGGCACCTCAGGATTGGGCCAGTGTATCATATATAGATCAATGTACTCTCTTTTTAGACGCTTCAGACTCTCGTGAGCTGATCTCTTCACTTGTTCATACCTTAAGTGTGAAGGCCATACTTTTGTTATGATTACAACGTCCTCCGATCTTCCTACTGCTTCTCCTACCAGTTCCTCAGAGTGCCCACCTCCGTACATCTCTGCCGTATCTATCAGGGTAATTCCTTTTTCTATTGCATACTTTATAATTTCCAAGTTTTCCTTATCTCTTGACTTGTCAGGAGTCCAGAAACCTCCTCCAATTTTCCACGTTCCCAGACCGATACGGCTTACCTTCTTACCGCAGATTTCCATGAAGATTATATTTGTTCACTCAACTTTTAAGCATATTATCAATTTTTTAACTTTTATATTCACATTCTTACTTTGATTTAATGCTATAGTTCTAAGATATATCTCATGTATCAAGGAAAAATAGGAAGGAGTTCAGTTTTCACTAGGTTAACATACATAGTTTTTCCAAGCTTTTTAAAAAGAGAAAATAAAAAATAGCTATAATAATATCTGTTGACACTATTTTAAGAACAAAATCAAATTACCTTGCCTAACACGTAACACGGAATGCCCAACTTTTCAAAACTTTCGAAGAATTTTTGAACCTCTCTTTCACGTCCTATGGTAATTGCGTTGAATTCTCCGGCTAAAGGGTTTTTCATTGCGTTCAACATTTCCTTTGCTATTGGGTAAGCTTTAACTTGTTCGACCTTAATCTTCCTTCCTATCTCCTCTTCAACTGTCTTTATACCGTTCAATCCCATTCCGCTAATGACCTCTGTAAGAACTTCTTCCTGGGAGAGCTCTTGATAAATTCTCTCTGCTCTGTTTAGGACTTCTTCCTTTTTTTCTATATCATCTGAGGTAAGGCTCATTCCTCTCATAATTTTGAGGTTGCATTTAACCAAGTATCCTAAACCACCGAAATAGTTCACCATCCCAACTATCATTCCGCTCTCAACCTTCAAGCGTTTCCTTGGCTTTCCATACGCAAAGGCAAAAGAGGACATATAGCCCTCCATGTAGTCATATTCTATTTGATCTGCCTTGGGTATCAACGGATTCATCGTCCTAGCTCTCAGAAGTTTGCTATGGTCTCTTCTTCGTTCGGCATCTAAAATTCCTGGGCTCTCAACGTTACCACAACCATCGTAAACACGAACCTCTCTTACTTGTCTCACAAGGGGGAAAAAGGTGACTTTATCTCCACGTTCATGCTCATCGTAAAAAGAAGTAGCTATTAACTTAACCCTTTCGCCACAAGGCGCCAAGGTTTGGTTTAATGAACAAGTTGTGAAGGCAATAGGGTAAACTAATCTCAGCAAATCATCTAGCATTTAACCTTTTCACCTCCTCATCTAGCAATGGGCATTTGTGAAACACTTTGATTCCGGAGATCTTACAGTCCACCGCAAGTCC
It includes:
- a CDS encoding aldo/keto reductase, giving the protein MEICGKKVSRIGLGTWKIGGGFWTPDKSRDKENLEIIKYAIEKGITLIDTAEMYGGGHSEELVGEAVGRSEDVVIITKVWPSHLRYEQVKRSAHESLKRLKREYIDLYMIHWPNPEVPLQETVGAMKDLMQEGIVKCIGVSNFSVDLLEEALKLAKIEANEIEYNPLHLEPERDVIPYCESKGIKVIAYSPLAQGRILRDQRLLGLAKKYGKTPAQIALNYVSMRSFPIPKASRKEHVDEIASSLDFQLKDEIT